A genome region from Bradyrhizobium commune includes the following:
- a CDS encoding DNA topoisomerase IB gives MMDQQNLGTIRPASADPAAIALAKALGQWPKPAASGRPSPKKLFDSTPAATVEALARELGLRLGDQNELTIRRIKRGKGYSFVRPNGAHIRDARIIRRLHAMAVPPAYREVRYSADPSTHLQAVGRDAAGRLQYRYHADWEKVREHRKAHRLEKLVGALPKIRRKVSAFLSGDEPTREFALSAVIELIARTAIRPGNESYARLNGTRGATTMLKSNVTLEDDSFVLTFKAKGGKAVRKECDAAKLVRAIGILRGVPGKRMFQYRDAYGVVRAVSTTQVNAFLREIAGIKISLKDFRTLMASAVVVESLSRITPATSQRGRKKQVLDAIRAAADKLSNTPAICRKSYVHDTIVTAFEDGILERFAATMKGQRSQARREQLLAQVVATAAV, from the coding sequence ATGATGGATCAGCAGAATCTCGGGACGATACGGCCCGCTTCGGCCGATCCTGCTGCCATTGCGCTGGCCAAGGCCCTCGGACAATGGCCCAAACCGGCCGCTTCCGGCCGCCCGAGCCCGAAAAAGCTGTTCGATTCGACGCCCGCGGCGACCGTCGAGGCCCTCGCCAGGGAGCTGGGCCTGCGGCTCGGCGACCAGAACGAGCTCACCATTCGCCGCATCAAGCGCGGCAAGGGCTATTCCTTCGTCCGCCCCAACGGCGCGCATATCCGCGACGCCCGCATCATCCGCCGGCTGCACGCCATGGCGGTGCCCCCGGCCTATCGCGAGGTGCGCTACTCGGCCGATCCGAGCACGCATCTCCAGGCGGTGGGACGCGATGCGGCGGGCCGGCTGCAATATCGCTATCACGCCGACTGGGAAAAGGTCCGCGAGCACCGCAAGGCGCATCGCCTCGAAAAGCTCGTCGGCGCGCTGCCGAAAATCCGGCGCAAGGTCTCGGCATTCCTGTCGGGCGACGAGCCGACCCGCGAGTTTGCGCTCTCGGCCGTGATCGAGCTGATCGCGCGCACCGCGATCCGTCCCGGCAACGAATCCTATGCCCGCCTCAACGGCACCCGCGGCGCTACCACGATGCTGAAGTCCAACGTCACGCTGGAGGACGATTCCTTCGTGCTGACGTTCAAGGCCAAGGGCGGCAAGGCGGTGCGGAAGGAATGCGACGCGGCCAAGCTGGTGCGTGCCATCGGCATCTTGCGCGGCGTCCCCGGCAAGCGCATGTTCCAGTACCGCGACGCCTACGGCGTCGTGCGCGCCGTCAGCACCACGCAGGTGAATGCATTCCTGCGCGAGATCGCCGGCATCAAGATCTCGCTGAAGGATTTTCGTACGCTGATGGCGTCGGCCGTCGTCGTCGAATCGCTGTCGCGGATCACGCCGGCGACCAGCCAGCGGGGCCGCAAGAAGCAGGTGCTGGACGCAATCCGCGCCGCGGCCGACAAGCTCTCCAACACGCCGGCGATCTGCCGCAAGAGCTACGTTCACGACACCATCGTCACCGCCTTCGAGGATGGCATCCTCGAACGCTTTGCCGCGACCATGAAGGGTCAGCGCTCGCAGGCGCGGCGCGAGCAGCTTCTGGCGCAGGTGGTCGCGACCGCGGCGGTGTAA
- a CDS encoding SRPBCC family protein translates to MTEQFVLRRETHIAAPRATVFAFLTDPDKILNWMGSEAAAEPHAGGLYLVKGIGAGGNTARGRFREVVPVHRLAYSFGWDNGEEVPPGSSLIEIDLIEQNGGTLLRMTHSGLPNAAQVESHDKGWAHYLGRLTLAAAGQNPGPDPRKPQGKM, encoded by the coding sequence ATGACCGAGCAATTCGTCCTTCGACGCGAGACCCATATTGCGGCCCCGCGCGCCACGGTGTTCGCCTTCCTGACAGATCCTGACAAAATCCTGAACTGGATGGGCAGCGAGGCCGCCGCCGAGCCTCATGCCGGCGGGCTCTACCTCGTCAAGGGCATCGGCGCAGGTGGCAACACCGCCCGCGGAAGGTTCCGCGAGGTCGTTCCGGTGCATCGTCTCGCCTACAGTTTCGGCTGGGACAATGGCGAGGAGGTCCCGCCGGGATCGAGCCTGATCGAGATCGACCTGATCGAGCAGAACGGCGGCACCTTGTTGCGGATGACCCACAGCGGCCTGCCGAATGCGGCGCAGGTCGAAAGCCATGACAAGGGCTGGGCGCATTATCTGGGACGGCTGACCCTGGCGGCCGCAGGGCAAAACCCCGGTCCCGATCCGCGCAAGCCGCAGGGCAAGATGTAG